Within Cystobacter ferrugineus, the genomic segment TGATCATCCCCAAGACGAACCTGGGGGCGTACGCGAAGATCATCGCCATCTGCGCGGCGTATGACGCGCTCACCTCCAAGCGGCCCTACCGCGACGCGTACGGCCCGGAGGTGGCGCTGATGCTCATGTGGACGGAGATGCGCAACAAGTTCGATCCGGATCTGCTCCAGGTCTTCATGCGGGTGATGGCCATTCAACCGGTGAAGGTCCTCAGCCGCCGCCAGCAGACGATGACCCTCGGCGGGCTCTGAGCGCCAGCAGACGATGAGCGGACGCGCGGTGTTCGTACCGCGCGCCGCGCGCTATAGACGGGCCCTTCCCTCCTCGCAAAGGAATGCCCGTGCCGTCCTCCCGATTCCTCGCGCCGCTGCTGCTCGTGCTGTCACTCGGCGCATGCGCGACCCCATCCGCCACGGTCTCGTCCCCGCTCCCCACGGCGGACGCGAAGACCGGCGGCGACATCGATCAACGCCTGCTGGCCTTCCTGGACGCGGCCTTCGAGGAGCGCCTCGCGCTCAGCCCCGAGGGGCTCACCTACCAGGGCTCGAAGCGGGAATATGATCGGCTCGACGACTACACCGAGGCGGGGGCGCGCAAGCAGCAGGAGCTCGCCGAGCAGCAGCTCGCCCGGATGAAGCGGGAGTTCGATGAGCGCGACTTGAGCCCCGCCTCGCGCCTGTCCTACCGGCTCTTCGAGGACATGGTCACCCGGGGCAAGGAGCGGCTGCGGTGGTACTCGCACGCCTTCCCCGTCACCAACAGCTCGAGCCCGACCGGGAACATCCCGGTGTTCCTCATCAACGCGCACCGGGTGGGCTCGGTGAGCGACGCCCAGGCGTACGTGTCGCGCCTGCGCGAGGTGCCGCGCGTCATGAAGGAGATCTCCGAGCGGATGCGGGCGCAGGCGGCCCGGGGCCTCGTCCCGCCGAAGTTCGTCTTCGCGCCCGTCGAGGCCGATGCCCGCCGGGTGATCTCCGGCGCGCCGTTCGACACGGGAGCGGACAGCGCGGTGTGGGCGGACTTCCAGAAGAAGGTGGGCGCGCTCGAGGCCGCCGCGGACGTGAAGGCCCGGCTGCTCGACGAGGCGCGCGAGGCCCTGAAGGGTCCGTTCAAGAGCGGCTACGAGACGATCCTCGCGACGATCGCCGAGGTGGGCCGGCAGGCGAAGGGCAATGACGGCGCGTGGAGCCTGCCCGACGGCGCGGCCTACTACGCCGACCAACTGCGCTTCTTCACGACCACGGAGATGACGCCGGAGGAGATCCACGCGGCGGGGCTCGCGGAGGTGGAGCGCATCCACCGCGAGATGGGTGCCGTCCAGAAGCAGGTGGGCTTCCAGGGCTCGCTCCAGGACTTCTTCACCCACGTGAAGGCGGATGCGCGCTCGCACTACCCGAATACCGAGGAGGGCAGACAGGCCTACCTGGAGGACGCGCGGCGGTTCATCGCCCAGGCCATGAAGGAGGCCCCCCGCCTGTTCCACCGTCTGCCCCGGGCGGCGCTCGAGGTGCGCGCGGTCGAGCCCTGGCGGCAGGAGACGGCCCCGGTGGCCTTCTACAACTCGCCGGCGCCGGATGGCTCGCGGCCCGGCATCTACTACGTCAACCTCGCGGACATGAACCAGGTGCTCAAGCCGCAGATCGAGGCCATCACCTACCATGAGGCGGCACCCGGCCATCACTTCCAGATCGCCTTCGCGCAGGAGCTCGAGGGCATGCCGAAGTTCCGCCGCTTCGGCTACTACGGCGCCTATATCGAGGGGTGGGGCCTGTACGCCGAGAAGCTCGGGCGGGAGCTGGGCTTCTACGCGGATCCCTATTCCCGCTTCGGCCAGTTGTCGCTGGAGCTGTGGCGGGCGACCCGGCTCGTCACGGACTCCGGCATGCATGCGAAGCGCTGGTCGCGCGAGCAGGCCATCGAGTACTTCAAGAAGAACACGCTGCTGAGCGACCGGGACATCGTCAAGGAGGTGGAGCGCTACCTCGTGTGGCCCGGGCAGGCGACGAGCTACAAGGTGGGCGAGCTGCGCATCCTGGCGTTGCGCGCCCGGGCCCAGGAGGCGCTCGGGCCGGGCTTCGACGTGCGGGACTTCCACCAGGTCGTCCTCGGCGACGGCTCGCTGCCGCTCGACATCCTGGGCGAGCAGGTGGAGGCGTACATCGCGGCGAAGCGCGCGCCCCCGGCCCGCTGAGCCTCACGGCCGCCAGAACACGATGCGCCGGGAGAGCGCCATGCCGCTCAGGTAGGCGCCCTCGACACGGGAGCCCGAGCACCAGTCGCCACACGCCCCGAGCCCCCGCTTGTCATCGAAGAGGGCCCCCTCGGTGAGGGAGGGCTCGGCCTGGGCGTAGCGCCAGCGGTGGGCCACGGCCCGCCCCGGACGGACGTCCACCCCCGCCGCGCGGCGGAACGCCTCGACGAGCAGGGGCGCCACGGCCTCGGGGGTGTCCTCCAGGTGCTCGCGGGAGAACTCCGGGGTGGCGTGCAGCACCCAGCGCTCGCCCTCGGGCCGGCCCGGCTTGCTGTTGTCCCGGGCGGCCCAGGACAGGGGCGAGCCGTGGATGAAGGCCCCATCCACGGGCAGCGGCACGGGCGCGTCGAAGCTCGCCATCACCGACCAGCACGGCTCCATGCGCACGCCCGCCACGCGCGCGGAGAGCTCGGGCGACCCGGCCAGCAGGGGCACGGCCTGGGGCGCGGGGACGGCGGCCACCACGGCGTGGAAGGCGCCCAGGGCCTGGCCCGTGTCGGACGTGAGCACCCACGCCTCGTGCTCGCGCCGGACGTGCTCCACCCGCACGCCGCAGCGCACGTCCACACGCGAGGCGAAGGACTGGGCCAGGGCGCTCATGCCGGGGACGCCCACGTAGCGCACCGGGCCCTCGTTCCTGGGCGTGAGCGTGCCGTTCTCCAGGGTGCCGAAGCGCGCGCGCCACTCGGCGGCGACCCCCTGCTCCACCCACGTCTCCACCTGACGTTGGAAGCCCTCGTCGCGCGCGGTGAAGTACTGGGCGCCATGATCGAAGCTGCCCCCGGCCTCGTGGCGCGTGGACATCCGGCCCGCGGGGCTCCGGCCCTTGTCGAAGACCCTCACCGAGAGGCCCATCTCCGTGAGGATCCGGGCGAGCGTGAGGCCCGCGAGTCCCGCGCCGATGACGGCCACACGGGGAAAGCGCGAGGAGGACAAGTCCGAGGAGATGGAAGAGGCCATGCAGTGGCTTCTACTGCCCCACTCCGCTGGTGATCTTCAATCCGATGATGGCCACGAGGAGCAGTGCGAGGAAGAAGACACGCGCGAGGGTCACCGGCTCGTGGAACAGGACGATGCCCAGCACGGCGGCGCCCAGGGCGCCGATGCCCACCCAGACGGCATAGGCGGTACCGATGGGCAGCGTGCGCACCGAGAGCGACAACAACACCATGCTGGCGGAGAGGGCCACGAGCGTCAGCACCGTGGGCACCACCCGGGTGAAACCCTCGGTGTATTTGAGCCCGATCGACCAGCCGACCTCGAACAACCCCGCGATGACGAGCATCACCCACGCCATGACACGCCCTCCCTGGGGCTAACGGCCGCGCAGCACCTGGAGCGCCGCGGTGAAGTCCGGAGGCAGGGGCGCCTCCACACGCACCCCCTTGCCCGTCCGGGGGTGAGGAAACGACAGCTTCCAGGCATGCAGGGCCTGACGGCCGACGGCCTCCTGCGCGGCCCCGGCCTGGCCCTTGGACTTGCGGCCCGCGCCGTACAGGGCGTCGCCCAGCAGGGGGTGGCCGAGCTCGGCCAGGTGCACGCGAATCTGGTGCGTGCGGCCGGTGAGCAGATCCACCTCCACCAGCGCGGCGCCCTCGAAGGACTCGAGCACCCGGTACACGGTGATGGCGGGCTTGCCCTCCTTCACCTTGCCGGTGAAGCGCTGGCGGTGCACGGGGTGACGGCCGTAGAGCGTTTCGATCCGGCCCTCGGCGGCCTTGGGCGAGCCGTGCACGAGCGCCAGGTACGTCTTCTCCACGGTGCGCGTCTTGAAGGCCTTCTGCAGCGCCACCAGGGCGGCCTCGTGCTTGGCCACCACCAGGCAGCCCGTGGTGTCCTTGTCGAGCCGGTGGACGATGCCGGGGCGCAGCTCGCCGCCCACTCCGGACAGGTCCTTCACGCGGTGCAGCAGCGCGTTGACGAGCGTCCCCGAGGCATGTCCCGCGCCCGGGTGCACCACCATGCCCGCGGCCTTGTCCACCACCACCAGGTCCTTGTCCTCGCGCAGCACCGCGAGGGGCAGCTCCTCGGCCACCGGCAGGGCGGGCGTGGGGGCGGGGACCACGAGGGTGAGCCGCTCGCCGCCC encodes:
- a CDS encoding DUF885 domain-containing protein; the protein is MPVPSSRFLAPLLLVLSLGACATPSATVSSPLPTADAKTGGDIDQRLLAFLDAAFEERLALSPEGLTYQGSKREYDRLDDYTEAGARKQQELAEQQLARMKREFDERDLSPASRLSYRLFEDMVTRGKERLRWYSHAFPVTNSSSPTGNIPVFLINAHRVGSVSDAQAYVSRLREVPRVMKEISERMRAQAARGLVPPKFVFAPVEADARRVISGAPFDTGADSAVWADFQKKVGALEAAADVKARLLDEAREALKGPFKSGYETILATIAEVGRQAKGNDGAWSLPDGAAYYADQLRFFTTTEMTPEEIHAAGLAEVERIHREMGAVQKQVGFQGSLQDFFTHVKADARSHYPNTEEGRQAYLEDARRFIAQAMKEAPRLFHRLPRAALEVRAVEPWRQETAPVAFYNSPAPDGSRPGIYYVNLADMNQVLKPQIEAITYHEAAPGHHFQIAFAQELEGMPKFRRFGYYGAYIEGWGLYAEKLGRELGFYADPYSRFGQLSLELWRATRLVTDSGMHAKRWSREQAIEYFKKNTLLSDRDIVKEVERYLVWPGQATSYKVGELRILALRARAQEALGPGFDVRDFHQVVLGDGSLPLDILGEQVEAYIAAKRAPPAR
- a CDS encoding NAD(P)/FAD-dependent oxidoreductase, yielding MASSISSDLSSSRFPRVAVIGAGLAGLTLARILTEMGLSVRVFDKGRSPAGRMSTRHEAGGSFDHGAQYFTARDEGFQRQVETWVEQGVAAEWRARFGTLENGTLTPRNEGPVRYVGVPGMSALAQSFASRVDVRCGVRVEHVRREHEAWVLTSDTGQALGAFHAVVAAVPAPQAVPLLAGSPELSARVAGVRMEPCWSVMASFDAPVPLPVDGAFIHGSPLSWAARDNSKPGRPEGERWVLHATPEFSREHLEDTPEAVAPLLVEAFRRAAGVDVRPGRAVAHRWRYAQAEPSLTEGALFDDKRGLGACGDWCSGSRVEGAYLSGMALSRRIVFWRP
- the sugE gene encoding quaternary ammonium compound efflux SMR transporter SugE → MAWVMLVIAGLFEVGWSIGLKYTEGFTRVVPTVLTLVALSASMVLLSLSVRTLPIGTAYAVWVGIGALGAAVLGIVLFHEPVTLARVFFLALLLVAIIGLKITSGVGQ
- a CDS encoding RluA family pseudouridine synthase, coding for MVGPDVREHLAPPEARGERLDQVLARLFPEFTRSRLQGLIESGHAQVDGKPAKVSLRLKGGERLTLVVPAPTPALPVAEELPLAVLREDKDLVVVDKAAGMVVHPGAGHASGTLVNALLHRVKDLSGVGGELRPGIVHRLDKDTTGCLVVAKHEAALVALQKAFKTRTVEKTYLALVHGSPKAAEGRIETLYGRHPVHRQRFTGKVKEGKPAITVYRVLESFEGAALVEVDLLTGRTHQIRVHLAELGHPLLGDALYGAGRKSKGQAGAAQEAVGRQALHAWKLSFPHPRTGKGVRVEAPLPPDFTAALQVLRGR